agagagagagagagacattGACGATAGCTGAGGATCCGAAAGGAAAAGCAGAATTGGAGATGGCATAATTGAAAAACACTTGCTCCGAGAAATCCGATTTTATTCGAAGTTGGAGGCACTCGAAGCATTCACTCTCTTCTTCCATCGATTCGCTCTACTGAGTCAACTCACCCATTTCTCATGCCCTCTCTCTGATTCACTCATGCTTCTCCCACCGTCGACGCTCTCTTCTCCGGTGTTAAATATGAAGGTCAATTCAGTCATTTCATAGCACAAGTAAATATAGCTAGTAAACTCCCAATCCAgcttaatcattttaattaactaatagTGTAAGAATATTTACATTTCTAGTAAATAACCATTAAAtccatcaattttttttataaagactAACTTAATACCAAGAAATTCCTCCTAAATATTGTAAATAGTTTGATTTGTTACACTTTTCGAATTTCTTTCATGTTAagttatatcattttttaaatatcttatttaaataaataattcaaatttattatattttagttttattattttgatagaGTATTTCATTTATCATTGAATAAAATTTCCTATCAAATAACACATTCATAGAATAATCTTTATAAACTcatcaatattaaattaagaaatctTGATTTACATCATGGAAAACTAGATTTATTAGTGTCAATAAAAAGCTTTCCattagttgatattttttttaaatgttgtaaaaagaaaatctaattgaaactaataaaaaaataaatctaatatatataaatctaaataaatttttagtctcaaaatttatatacaaaattaaaatttgtctccatcatatatttttatacatattaattttaaaattttaaaaacgaatagatattgaaatttaagattgtagaatatttttaacatatgaaataatgttttagtttaatatttgaattatttacattatttaacataaaaatttgattaaattagattaaagttactatgtttatttatttattaagttttatatggaaagatatcaaaatttgaaaccgaacaaattttagttttgcatactaaaaacatatttgactAATCTATATATTGATCAACATTAATTATACACCTACTAAAAAGTTATCGTAATtgatattaataagaaaaattatagttgaacttgattgaaaagaattactaatattaaaagaaaaaaaaactaactaaaattgataaataagatTCTTTTTATAGGAAAAAGAATAATCTTGgagatataataaaaattaatcactatcaatttttgtttgaaagaaGGTTCATCGTACATGAATCGAAAGAACAGCATAAAATCAACTATGCCTGGTAGATGATGTTCCAactaaaataaaggaaaataaatatcataatgtCTCAGTCTAAGAAAATAGttaacaaacaaattcatatccttacatttttatttcaagtaaaatttaaaattatattattttaagtaatttaattattttttaacaatcttaaaatttagtttcttttaaattttatatttaaacaatgtTATGAGaaagtaactttattttttataaacattattaccCAAACTAATATTTTCCAGGAGATTATTTGTTTTAGTAAAAGCAAGAATGAATAAGGGCACCTACCAGTTTAGCGTAGCTTTTGGTTGAATTAAGACGAAGAGATGAAAGCATGGGTGTTGTTTTTTCTCCCGTGGGGATTCCACACTTTTTGCGGGCATaggaattaaataaatattaaaatctcaTTTGATTCACGGAtttagaagtgaattttaactgaattccacttatatattatacatttatcttatttatagtGGACATAGGACTTCCGACATATATTACGTTTCttcaatgaaattaaatatatgatttataatGAACAAAAACATCTATATCTGTAATATAAACCCTTATCAAATGATAGGTTTGAACAACTGATAATTTCCTATCATTGTGTGTGACCATGTCAGTGAAAAGTTCTCACTGTTGTCTGTGtaactcatttatttttatctctcttttttcataagagttattctttttaacatacgtatcaaaatcaatattttataaaattatatttaacaattagGAAGTGTATTTATTACATGAATTTACTTtacaatgaatttaaaaaaatttcaattaaatatagttatttttcaattgtaaaACTGATGTCATCCAGACACAAATGATCATCTaacaaatttgttaattttttacaataaccatttttaaatgtatattgaAGATGCATAAAATTAAGCTTAAAATTCAGTAAACTTTGATAAGGCTCAATGAGATATAGAATTATAGTTTAAATGAATTTCTATATTAGTcgataaatattaagaaaagaataatctaatcaaattaattcataaacaaataattggaaaaaaaaattataaattaattaaacataaataaaataataataatttaacaaattaattcataataattaaaaataatattgaaataaattaagaaaataaaagtttaaaaaggtagttgaataaatatattttgctcaaaaaatattcaacaaccGAGAAGAACCATATATTCCAACATATTAAgtattggagaaaaaaaaatcatatatgaaCAATCAtcaatacaaaaagaaaaataattcaataaaaggTATCGTGGAACGATATCAAATTTGTCAATGTCACCATCAATTATTTGGATAAGTAATttcttacaataaaaaaaatataaacaatcgTGAAAAACATAATGGAATGTGAACATAATATATCCAGATAAGTAGTTTTATTGTGATTAAatcacaaattaattatttataagatcATACATTTTTACAGTAGTAATTTTGGAAATTATTGTAAATGGGTTTAAAGTTTAAGATTTAAAGTTTAGGACTGGTTGCATGTTACATGTTATAAGTTACAGGTTACATATTAGAGTCTACAGGTTACAAATTATAAGTTACAAATTACATGTtataggttacaggttgcaggttacaagTTGCAGGTTACGTGTTATGGATTACGggttacaggttacaagttacaaATTACAGATGATAGGTTACAAGTTACATGTTATAGGTTATATATTACATGTTACATTTTATACGTTACATGTTACAAGTTACAGTAACACGTATTGCTTGACGTAAAACAGATAGTGGATTTGTTTATGTCTTTTGTTGAATCTTTTACATAGCTCGATAGAAAATTTGATAAGCCAATGATTTTTTTCCGTGTTTCNGAATACGGTTAACCAACATGTTAACTAATCGATTACAATAAATTGGATCGGATTTTGCGGTTTTTTCTTCTGCAGTACCTCGCCGTGACATGAGCGGATTATATGTTATAAGTTACAGGTAACATGTAACATGTTACATGTTACAATTTACAAGTTATAGGTTACATGTTACATTTTATAGGTTACTGGTTACATGTTAAAATTACAAAGTACAGGTGAAAGGTTACAAGTCACAAGTTATAAGTTACAAGTTAGAAGTTACAAGTTATCAGAGGTTACAAGTTACACGCTAGAAGTTACAAGTTATTACAAATTATTggttacaagttacaggttaTATGTTACAGGCTATAAGTTACATGTTACAAGTTATAAGTCACAGGTTATGGGTTAAATGTTACAAGTTACATGTTACACGTTAATGTTACATGTTAATGTTACATGTTATaggttacatgttacatgttaGAAGTTACAAGTTACAAGTGACATGTTACAGGTCATAGGATACAAGTTATAAGTTCCAAGTGATAGGTTGCAAGTTACATATTGCtcgttgcaggttacaggtcaCAAGTTAAGAGTCACAAATTACATGTTACAAGTTATAAGTAACAAGTTATAAGATACACATTATAGGTTATTACAGGTTACAAATTACATATTATATGTTACAGGTTATTAGTTACATGTTACAAGTTTCATGTTACAGGTTAAACGGAAGAGAAATAACATCTTCCATGTGAGGAGATTTAAAGGAAAACTAGAAGACAAAAAACATCTTAAATGTGGGAAGGAAATTttaagatttgaagataaagtgAATGTTTTTACTAAAGTGTCTTCAATGACAATAAAGAGTAATGGTAAATTAATTGTGTGTCACCTATTAAGAGTGTCTTCTTTTGTTTCTACAAATTTGTTATCCATATTTATAGTGATAACGAAGGATGAAATGAAAGATGATGAAAGTGAAAAAAGTGATAAATGTACAACTGTGGAAAGAGGTAATCAAttatgaaaaaagttaaaaatgattcCCATGGACCATAAGGATCGATTCTCTTGTGCATGGATCCGATTCCATGCATTTGACTTTATTGTTTTGTGTTGCAACCCAACCACGTTGAATATCTcattgaatttatatatatataaaataaatataatagtattattaaataataataacttaaataatattgacaataataataataataaataataactataaagataaaaaaaaatcgtatattttaatctattaaaacattttattttattacatttatccacaactttttcacaaattttatattcaaatttatctattttcatttctaatgacaaataaaacaaacaaattttatttatgaaagccaacaaaaaaaaatcccaactaacgaaattaaagaaaactgaTTATGGCTCTAACTCTATTTTAgctataatatatttttaaaataataaataaatttctattaagaaaaatatcctattaaaatatattgtttaatcatggtaaaataattttcaattaattcagtttttatttctaaattttttattcatacaaACTGGTAGAGAAGTTTTATTGCTTTGTTCCATCCCATTATCAcccaatcaaataaaatatcttttctatTCTATCATTCCTATTATATTATTCTCCTTAATTGCGCTATATTTCACCACTCATCCAAACCAATTAACAACATGCAAAAGTGAAACAATAAATCCTTAAACGCATCAACATAAGCAGTATAGGTTCAGTTACCAAAATATGTCTTACTAGGATTGTACTTCAAGTTTGCATCAAACGTTTGAGAACTTGTAGATTACCCTTTTACAAACTTAGTATTGATTCTCACATGGTTTAATTTCTGTCAACCCATTGAAATCCAAACTAAGGAATTTAAAAATCTTGTTGGGTATCAAAATACAGGTCGTgtttctgtaaaaaaaaaaaaaagtgttcaCCAAGAAATCTGACTTTTAAATAGAGAGCACATGTAAACCTAATACCGATGCTAATGAAGAACAGCATAAGGTTAATAATGAAGGGAACTCAAACACGGTTGTATGCCACTGACTTGCTGAAAAGGCGCCTGATGTATAGGACTTGCAGAGCACTAACAGCGGCCAAGAGAAAATACTCTCCTACTGTGTAGAATACAACACGCTTCCGAGTGCTCTCGTTCGCTACAAACAAAGAGGATTGAGTCAGTGAAAGTTACTATCATGTTCgtaactattttttcttaataggACACAAAGGAGATAAGATATATCCACGAGTGACAAGACTAGGATATACAAGCATCAGATATAACATTAGTGTTCTAAGCCAATAACACAAGAATATGCTGTTCAAACAAGCCGGTTCTTATATTCATCAATGTCTGAACTGCTTTTATCCTCACAGAAAATATTCAGATcgtttataaaatatgaaataaacgCCAAGAATATAACGCTACATCTTATCAGAACTTGTAATAGACAGGAATAACCCTAAAAATATCCCTTTCTAGCAGAAGTAATGGTACTTATAACAGAAGTCTGCAATGGCAGCTTGTTACTACACTACTTTAAGGTATGGTTTGTCATACTTTCAGAATATGAAAACAATCTGAACATTTCATTGGCCAAAAAGTTTCAGGAACTTCACAAACACACCAATAGGATCTGGCACAAGAAGGCTTCACTTTGGCTGAAACATCTAGCACTTTACAATTAAAATGACCGAATGAGTACCAGGATAACCTAAATAGAGATGTTCTTCATTTGCAGAATTTGTTTAATCTCAAAATGATAAAAGGTAAAGATACTGAACGTCTGGGAATCATCCCTGCTATGAAGATgcttatgaaaaatatatttccacACTGCATAAATTCTACAAATGCCCGTATATCATTGCAAATATAATATCACAACACAATTACTAGATCAAAATTCCCCAACTAGAACAGTGGCTTGCATCATACCATGTTAGGCCTCTACTTGTGTATAGTAGGAGAAAGACGGTTCTTGGATAAAGAACCTATCATACCAGCTcataaacaaaggaaaaaaaaaatacttactgTGACGATGCCTTGCATCACGAGCTTTCAAGTACTTTTGTTCAGCAGTAACAGACTCTAGTGCTTCTCTGAGTTCAgcaattttaacattaattggGTCCAAATGCTCTGCAAGCCATTANAGTCAAATGGAAGTTTGATAATCAACAAATAGAACAAATAAAGGACAACTGGACCATTCTCCATAAACATCAAGAAGTACCTCATGtatatactatatattaaaaGCTGTGTGATTAACACCAAAACTTGTAATTTATGAAGTAGGATAGTAGAATCTACTAAAAAAACCCTCTTACAAAGTACGTACCATCTTTGGCAAGGTCATGCTCAGAGGGAATATGACCAACATGGATGTAGAAAGAGACAGTCTCAGGTGTTGAGTATGGGTTATGGaaacaaaatttatacattCCATGTGCTGGGGCTTTGAAATCAAACTTGTCACCAGAGGTTCCCTTTATACTTTTGACAGTATTCCCAGCGGGGGATGTCACCTGCATGATAGCTACAAAATTAGGATATCTACAAAATTAAAGTTACAAAACAATTTACGATTCCTGGATAGGTGATCTGACAAGTAATTACTGCTAAGCCACGTCTAACTCGTATACTTCACATCAGCACAGAGAGATTTTACGCAATACTGCCCCATCCATCATGCAGAGCTTACCAACCAGAGTGTTCCACAACTTATAACAATGTATTCAATCATCAAAAGGCCTCAAGGTCCCAAACTCCAGTGTAAACAAAAAGTGTGCAAAACATGAGCTTAAATCTAATTATGTGCAGAAAATAAAGGTAATCCCTTCCCCGGTCACCATTTTTGGCCTTTCAATTTGCAAACCGACTTCGGCATAAGTACATCAAGTAGGGAATGGATAATGATTTCCAAATTCCAAGTCAGGGTCcgtttgttttaaagttttgcaCAATTGAATTTGATGGTGCCTCAACAAATATCAGTCACAAACTTTCAGTTTAGTGAAATGAGTGATTTtctattgaaaagaaaaaagaagagaaaattgagTTTCTGCAGCATAGACAAAAAGGAACATATACCCcatgtaaaatttatatacaatttcaCAGGTGGTTTTAGTGTTATTTTCTCAATAGAATGGGAGTTTCACCTcgataatagataaataaaaggTGTACATTAAAGTTccacaattttatcataaaactCTAATTCATATTGGACAACTGTAGAAAAAGCAAGAGCAAAACTATCACTGAATTTTGTCCGTGTCTCCTGCAAGCATGCTGATTTAACTAGGATTGGTAATTATGTACATAAATGGATCATAATCGATCTTCTTAATAAAGATATAACAAAATTCCTCTAGAAAATCAAAATGTCAACTATCACCGAGCCCCAAAAATTAAAACCCGACGAAAAAAATCAGACCACCAATAAGTTAACAATTGAAGCAATTGGCAAGCAATTAGGGCAACTGAAACAATTGTCACTGACCGTGAAATCAATGCCGGGGTGATCGGAACTCCAGAAAATGTCATGGTCGACGACAACAAAATTCCCCGAAACGGTGTCTCCCTCGTAAAGCACGTACTCGTAGACGCACTCGACGTCGTTCACCGTCACCGACAGCGATTCAATGCGAGAGAATAAGCTCATAATCAAACACATCAAAACCGTCCACATGTTGGCGCTTCTCATTGTGTTTGCACCCCTCTATTagggttttattattttgaaagcaAAGAATTGAAAGTAAAAGAATTTATGGTTGCCGGGAAGTAAGAGGCGTTTTCAGATCTTAAAGATGGACTGTGACACCCTCTGGCGAAGCTtgcttctttctctctctttttctcctttcttcctCGGCGAATGCAACACAACAAAACGGCGCCCTATGGTTGATGGAGCCGTCGTTTATAGAGCTGACGTGTAAAATGCGTACGTGCACTAGCCAATCAGAGAACGGAGCAGGTGCTATATGGCACAGATGGaaccaaattatatatatatatacacgttcctttttttttagtttaaataatattttaaaatgccaattatacttttttaaactAGTCAAAGTATATATTCCattgatattttctttgataaaaaatatgtattagtagtcaaataaatatttaaataagtcAGAAAacttacttaaaataaaaaaagtaaccgttatacttttaaatatgaatCACCTCTaaaatgttatgttttaattcgactaaaacatgaaaataaatttcttacTAATCagtgtcaaaaaaaaattataaaaatcaattcaaaattggcatttaaattcatttgaaaaatacataataaatatgttCATATTTGATTATCGTATTatgcaaattaaaattaatttattttatatatatatatatatatatatatatatatatatatatatatatatatatatatatatatattcattatctTAAGTTGTtcttagtttataaattaaaatacatgttTTGGTAATAAAAGAACTATActacatattttgaaaaataatactctaaccctttttcttttgagtttATCTTGGAATTCACCTTTCCAATTAGTAAAAAGAATattctttgaaaataaaaattatattcgaTATTTTTTAATCCGAATAGCTAGAGACTCTATCTACCTTTGAGTATATCAAGTAATAACAA
This genomic interval from Vigna radiata var. radiata cultivar VC1973A chromosome 8, Vradiata_ver6, whole genome shotgun sequence contains the following:
- the LOC106769941 gene encoding transmembrane emp24 domain-containing protein p24beta3, which encodes MRSANMWTVLMCLIMSLFSRIESLSVTVNDVECVYEYVLYEGDTVSGNFVVVDHDIFWSSDHPGIDFTVTSPAGNTVKSIKGTSGDKFDFKAPAHGMYKFCFHNPYSTPETVSFYIHVGHIPSEHDLAKDEHLDPINVKIAELREALESVTAEQKYLKARDARHRHTNESTRKRVVFYTVGEYFLLAAVSALQVLYIRRLFSKSVAYNRV